The Xiphias gladius isolate SHS-SW01 ecotype Sanya breed wild chromosome 7, ASM1685928v1, whole genome shotgun sequence genome window below encodes:
- the LOC120792228 gene encoding transcription regulator protein BACH1-like has protein sequence MSLRAPRMSVFTFQSAVHSAHVLRCLNDQRQQDVLCDVTVVVENRSFRAHCSVLASCSEYFNGRVTSVTRQNPIITLPDEVTVEGFEPLLQFAYTSKLLFTKENIHAIHSSAEFLGFQDLESACFDFLIPKFSEGKGTSQEVRSRACCRNPDPGTDFDSSVQSNQPKSFESHSSVPSAGDEQTNFPSQCPQNTQGQTNSGEEHFCLENCGPQMAPLSLELAANGVCPMLSLPCPDSDKADHPSQFCERDILEIGDVCNQSEFSLADCGLPCELSTPGDVNPPELIEPTGRDVKQTVETLGAETNCDPGPCPLNTSGAENCSELLEQSEDGLEQRMAGDLSDPTLTALSHEEGFGERSSVEREVAEHLAKGFWSDLCPSQAQPLPLDAMDQNNLAKASDFHWLKQLDLSASAGDCPFLRDLGTGDDPAPRTDSLSQSEKSPYMSSSFNSGDDSDLDTDGDTEANNKRAAEVNIQLPFPVEQISVLSRSAFQQLLRHHHLTQDQLEFVHDVRRRSKNRVAAQRCRKRKLDSIHQLECEIKRLKNEKERLLQERTELEQNLEETRQSLCGLCKSVSIESGSDQEHLQLLAKLSSPDFPSSSPSRVGKDEESQITIEMVSCSCDLSGPPADSAQTAPPQAGTQMGEAGSPQSCPDPASLLTACLDMDSSL, from the exons ATGTCGCTCCGAGCTCCTCGCATGTCAGTGTTCACATTTCAGTCTGCAGTGCACAGCGCCCATGTTCTCCGGTGTCTGAATGACCAAAGGCAGCAGGATGTGCTGTGTGACGTGACAGTGGTGGTGGAAAACAGGAGTTTTCGGGCCCACTGCTCTGTCTTGGCTTCCTGCAGTGAATACTTTAACGGCAGGGTTACCAGTGTCACCAGACAAAATCCCATCATCACCTTGCCTGACGAG GTGACCGTGGAGGGGTTTGAACCTTTGCTTCAATTTGCCTACACATCAAAGCTGCTCTTtaccaaagaaaacattcacGCCATTCACAGCAGTGCTGAGTTTTTAGGATTTCAAGACTTGGAGTCAGCATGCTTTGATTTCCTCATCCCAAAGTTTTCTGAAGGCAAAGGAACCTCACAGGAGGTCAGGAGCAGAGCCTGTTGTCGGAACCCGGATCCCGGTACCGATTTTGACTCCAGTGTACAGAGCAACCAACCAAAATCATTTGAGTCTCACAGCTCAGTGCCTTCAGCAGGTGATGAACAAACAAACTTCCCATCACAGTGTCCTCAGAACACACAGGGTCAGACGAACAGTGGGGAAGAACACTTCTGTCTGGAGAACTGCGGTCCACAAATGGCCCCCTTATCTTTGGAGTTAGCAGCAAATGGTGTGTGCCCCATGTTGTCTTTGCCATGCCCAGACTCTGACAAAGCAGATCATCCGTCTCAGTTTTGCGAAAGAGACATTTTAGAGATAGGAGATGTGTGTAATCAGAGTGAGTTTAGTTTGGCAGACTGTGGCTTACCCTGTGAGCTGTCAACCCCAGGGGATGTGAATCCGCCAGAACTCATTGAGCCAACAGGCAGAGATGTTAAACAGACTGTTGAGACTCTTGGGGCTGAAACCAACTGTGACCCCGGTCCATGTCCACTCAACACTTCCGGGGCAGAAAATTGCAGTGAGTTATTAGAGCAGAGTGAGGATGGCCTTGAACAGAGAATGGCAGGTGATCTCTCAGACCCTACACTAACTGCATTAAGCCATGAAGAGGGATTTGGGGAGAGGAGCAGTGTGGAGAGGGAGGTGGCTGAACATCTGGCAAAGGGATTTTGGTCTGACCTATGCCCATCTCAGGCTCAACCACTCCCACTGGATGCCATGGACCAAAACAATTTGGCAAAAGCATCAGACTTTCATTGGCTTAAGCAGCTGGACTTGAGCGCCAGTGCAGGAGACTGTCCTTTCCTCAGGGACCTTGGGACAGGTGATGACCCGGCTCCACGCACTGACAGTCTGTCCCAGTCAGAGAAGAGCCCCTACATGTCCTCCTCGTTCAACTCTGGGGACGATTCAGACCTGGACACTGATGGAGATACTGAGGCCAACAacaaaagagcagcagaggtcAAT ATTCAGCTCCCATTCCCAGTGGAGCAGATTTCAGTGCTGAGCCGAAGTGCCTTCCAGCAGCTTCTGAGACACCATCACCTGACTCAAGATCAGCTGGAGTTTGTCCATGATGTCCGCCGACGAAGCAAAAACCGCGTGGCTGCACAGCGCTGCCGAAAGAGGAAACTCGACAGCATACACCAGCTGGAATGTGAAATCAAAAGATTA aaaaatgagaaagagcGGCTGCTGCAGGAGCGCACTGAGCTTGAGCAAAACCTGGAGGAGACGCGGCAGAGTCTGTGCGGGTTATGTAAGAGTGTCAGCATCGAGTCTGGTTCTGATCAGGAACACTTGCAGCTTCTTGCCAAGCTCTCCTCCCCAGACTTCCCGAGTTCCTCCCCTAGCCGTGTGGGTAAAGATGAGGAGTCCCAGATCACGATCGAAATGGTAAGTTGTTCGTGTGACCTAAGCGGACCGCCTGCAGACTCAGCTCAGACTGCTCCACCACAGGCTGGCACACAGATGGGGGAGGCAGGTTCTCCACAGAGCTGCCCTGATCCTGCATCTCTGCTCACAGCTTGTCTGGACATGGACAGCAGCTTATAA